A genomic window from Triticum urartu cultivar G1812 unplaced genomic scaffold, Tu2.1 TuUngrouped_contig_5770, whole genome shotgun sequence includes:
- the LOC125529684 gene encoding uncharacterized protein LOC125529684, which yields MYQTPTYPGGAEGAVPSSLMDTPLTEERRAARRVPRRVCSSGSPTSLNHGESDDAQEMSTNSTEISSSDCYTQLSSESSDEGCENRSSGHRRKRRKTYVISSASEQSGQDSPSACESLESDDVQITPGKDYVLPQRCDLSDAEKNRVVVLIKEIKAKVTVFVAIMLRSYSSYVTIPKEYAAVHFPPESATITLRSPGKNKKWHPRFYKKGTMIKLTGSWLHFVRDNDVHEGDICIFVPAKGGKPFMFTVHLLRKETTDSQTEVSHESSECEDSHGQPPYILPYGARLSPSQRSAVKKKVDSIQSEVPIYVSIMTKSNLGSRHMELSKRYAAEHLPHRNVTLMFQYMGKIWNINMLFHDRKYPKRWYLIGGWSKFISDNSLRLGDICLFELKKDEKELTVIVHLLRKESIDHPSGVSPVLDSNYVRASTMIASTVRVGEEPDDEEETASSGREEQGFDDEPIEHNYSEGASKAHMPTAPCSESNVSGISLSPEAREQAAGCSNKSFATEFPNKPSSTMEHNRIIHTDRAAASEVIGLSDYRIHNSCDSIDSQGGESLAVQQQSSPSPGIGNSVNLDSSSCDHRSAEHVEGESDVALQSSVRVTGQQVGDAEKEVNASGGENTLADLPHLEPQNVAAVPTQAALPMPKEKTDTQTNRSAQSDVAQAQPPQGEVEQVGLSGVATPQPLQPEMQASLSREVEAPANVVIQSAQPLVLEMQPSTPLSNIPLERTHQNRGQSSRQPEAAAGSAQPAQLFPAPSMMFNHPPIGDEPLKNELHRLRLHIDSLDKIYELKQSQLQTECSQEIEKIKQKYDLLLEERDSVHLEQMKTLDGLLEKVVFHQSLAADFRAKFISSSAAQAKAYSRPIHQTPQASQQAPMRPPGVTSTSPPAAWSSAGRPVVPGGAQPSQVDRPSTPASSQAPRPPLPFPQVVRPPINPGNLVRTTGAPTSHMPRGPPRGGHGVPSAPAPHLQRRLPPWAHSTSPANQRQQQQHATSVSSQSSHAVPPVSSSPLPPSRSQATHHGSSTRMDVDVVCLSDDE from the exons ATGTACCAGACGCCGACATACCCAGGCGGAGCGGAGGGCGCCGTTCCGTCTAGTTTGATGGATACGCCTCTTACGGAGGAAAGAAGGGCGGCTAGGCGAGTTCCCCGGAGGGTTTGCTCCTCTGGCTCGCCAACTTCTTTGAACCATGGCGAGTCAGACGATGCACAAGAAATGAGCACAAATTCTACCGAGATATCAAGCAGTGATTGCTATACTCAGTTGTCAAGTGAAAGTTCAGACGAAGGATGCGAAAATAGAAGCTCAGGCCATCGCAGAAAACGGCGCAAGACATATGTGATATCCTCTGCATCCGAGCAATCAG GGCAAGACAGTCCTTCTGCATGCGAGTCTCTTGAGTCGGATGATGTTCAGATAACTCCAGGGAAAGATTATGTGTTACCGCAAAGGTGTGATCTATCTGACGCAGAAAAGAATAGAGTAGTTGTGCTTATCAAAGAAATCAAAGCTAAAGTTACTGTTTTTGTGGCTATCATGTTGAGGTCTTACTCTTCATATGTG ACCATTCCTAAGGAATATGCTGCTGTGCACTTTCCACCTGAAAGTGCAACCATCACGCTTCGGAGTCCAGGCAAGAACAAGAAGTGGCATCCCAGATTCTACAAGAAAGGAACTATGATCAAGCTTACGGGCAGTTGGTTACACTTTGTGCGTGACAATGACGTGCATGAGGGAGATATCTGCATTTTTGTACCGGCAAAAGGTGGAAAACCATTCATGTTTACAGTCCATCTACTTCGCAAAGAAACAACTGATTCTCAAACTGAAGTTTCTCATGAATCTTCGGAGTGTGAGGACTCTCATGGTCAGCCGCCCTACATTTTACCATATGGAGCCCGTCTATCTCCCTCTCAGAGGAGTGCCGTTAAAAAGAAAGTGGACTCCATCCAATCTGAAGTTCCAATTTACGTGTCAATCATGACAAAGAGCAACCTTGGTTCCAGACACATG GAATTGAGTAAACGATATGCCGCTGAACATCTCCCCCACAGAAATGTAACTTTGATGTTCCAGTACATGGGAAAGATATGGAATATCAATATGTTGTTTCATGATCGGAAGTACCCCAAAAGGTGGTACCTTATCGGAGGTTGGTCCAAATTTATCTCTGACAACAGTCTGCGATTAGGAGATATCTGTCTCTTTGAACTGAAAAAGGACGAGAAGGAGCTTACCGTGATAGTCCATCTACTTCGCAAAGAGAGTATTGATCACCCCTCTGGTGTAAGTCCTGTTCTGGACTCGAATTATGTGAGGGCAAGCACAATGATTGCCTCAACAGTGCGTGTTGGGGAGGAGCCAGATGACG AAGAAGAAACTGCCTCTTCAGGGCGTGAAGAACAAGGATTCGATGACGAGCCTATCGAGCATAACTATTCTGAGGGAGCCTCTAAG GCACACATGCCTACTGCTCCATGCTCAGAGAGTAACGTGTCTGGAATCAGCCTGTCACCGGAAGCTAGAGAGCAAGCTGCTGGTTGTTCAAA CAAAAGTTTTGCAACAGAATTTCCAAATAAGCCTAGCTCCACTATGGAACACAACAGGATTATCCACACTGACAGAGCGGCAGCATCAGAAGTTATTGGTTTGTCAGACTACAGGATCCACAACAGTTGTGATAGTATTGATTCACAAGGAGGAGAGTCTCTTGCTGTTCAACAGCAATCGAGTCCTAGTCCTGGAATTGGCAATTCAGTTAATCTG GATTCTTCAAGTTGTGACCATAGAAGCGCTGAACATGTGGAGGGAGAGAGTGATGTTGCTTTACAGTCATCAGTAAGAGTTACAGGCCAGCAGGTAGGCGATGCTGAAAAGGAAGTTAATGCCAGCGGTGGAGAAAATACTCTTGCAGATCTACCTCATTTAGAGCCTCAAAATGTGGCAGCTGTGCCCACCCAGGCTGCATTGCCCATGCCTAAGGAAAAAACTGATACTCAGACAAATCGATCTGCCCAATCAGATGTAGCGCAAGCACAACCTCCACAAGGAGAGGTAGAGCAAGTAGGTCTGTCTGGTGTGGCAACGCCTCAGCCTTTACAACCTGAAATGCAAGCATCATTGTCTAGGGAAGTTGAAGCTCCGGCGAATGTTGTAATTCAGTCtgctcagcctttggtgcttgaAATGCAGCCATCAACCCCATTGTCAAATATTCCGCTCGAAAGAACACACCAAAATCGGGGTCAATCAAGTCGTCAACCAGAGGCCGCAGCTGGTTCTGCCCAGCCTGCACAACTCTTTCCGGCGCCGTCGATGATGTTTAATCACCCACCAATTGGTGATGAACCACTGAAAAATGAGCTGCACAGGTTACGGTTACACATTGACTCACTTGATAAAATCTATGAATTAAAG CAATCACAACTTCAGACAGAGTGCAGCCAAGAAATTGAGAAGATAAAACAAAAGTATGATTTGTTACTTGAGGAACGGGATTCTGTTCACCTTGAGCAAATGAAGACACTTGATGGTTTATTGGAGAAAGTTGTCTTCCACCAATCACTAGCTGCCGATTTCCGAGCCAAATTCATATCATCATCTGCAGCACAAG CAAAAGCCTATAGCCGTCCAATCCATCAGACACCTCAGGCTTCTCAGCAAGCACCCATGAGGCCGCCAGGTGTGACATCGACTTCGCCGCCAGCTGCGTGGTCATCAGCTGGTCGACCAGTAGTGCCGGGAGGTGCACAGCCATCACAGGTGGATCGACCATCAACACCAGCATCATCACAGGCGCCTCGTCCGCCATTGCCATTTCCACAAGTGGTCCGGCCTCCCATAAACCCTGGCAACCTTGTCAGAACAACAGGAGCTCCTACAAGTCACATGCCTCGAGGTCCACCACGTGGAGGCCATGGAGTTCCGAGCGCACCCGCTCCTCATCTTCAGCGCAGATTGCCGCCATGGGCGCATTCCACGTCCCCTGCAAatcagaggcagcagcagcagcatgcCACATCTGTAAGCTCGCAGTCTTCACATGCAGTCCCCCCTGTGAGCTCATCACCCTTGCCGCCGTCAAGGTCACAAGCAACTCACCATGGTTCGTCCACTCGGATGGATGTGGATGTGGTATGCCTGTCTGATGATGAGTGA
- the LOC125529685 gene encoding calmodulin-binding protein 60 A-like, whose protein sequence is MPAKRPLEGGGGGDSPSPARSPALKKRCRSFDLEIRGFRHLEEMVTNCVQMVEAAVESVIESAISRIPEVVTKAITCYLSRAPSLCKPLVDQNQPPRYKLRFLNGLSNEIFTKKGICTANGDPLKICLEENNQQENNSCRLLSAKIKIVVLDGDFNIDNKDCWTLEDFSRHIVRPRDKVGAVLMGELELSLKDGKADLRDATFIDNSKFMRSGKFRLGVMVVDELGERILEGVTEPFTVKDRRGEGSRKHVIPSLDDDVWRLQKISKDGVFHEALKGSGIFSVKDFLTSYYKDEHTLRKVLNKATKLVWTTIVDHAKKCVPGKELYSFIVEGHDVVLFFNCFYRIVGITSSDQYTPFKDLDKPMQGRVEQWSKVAYETLTNLQPDYVMDNGKPRPINQSIFQGLQQNCAERNVHEADDHQGTSGSHSKQCTLKRLGSIRVTPNEEDASFDISVHLGSGSEQYHVSTAANDIPGSVTLHCPATAADEFSGSVLLKQASLTMVDEDYDIPFVPSDASLHLFDASALAAFTDEPIYSRHVSFRESDCHETLAFRAESAV, encoded by the exons ATGCCGGCGAAGCGGCCGCtggagggcggcggcggaggggaCTCCCCGTCGCCGGCGCGTTCGCCAGCGCTGAAGAAGAGGTGTCGCTCCTTCGACCT AGAGATCAGGGGATTCAGGCATCTGGAAGAGATGGTCACCAACTGCGTGCAGATGGTGGAGGCTGCGGTTGAGTCCGTGATTGAGTCTGCCATCAGCCGG ATACCAGAAGTGGTGACTAAAGCAATTACATGCTACTTAAGCCGTGCTCCTAG TTTGTGCAAACCACTGGTTGACCAGAACCAGCCTCCAAGATACAAGCTTAGGTTCCTGAATGGCTTGAGTAATGAAATTTTCACAAAGAAGGGAATCTGCACAGCAAATGGTGATCCTCTCAAGATATGTCTGGAGGAGAACAACCAACAAGAGAACAATTCTTGTCGCCTTCTTTCTGCCAAGATCAAAATTGTTGTTCTTGATGGCGACTTCAACATAGATAACAAAGATTGCTGGACATTAGAGGATTTCAGCAGACATATCGTTCGTCCACGGGACAAGGTTGGGGCAGTGCTGATGGGGGAGCTGGAGCTTAGCCTGAAGGATGGCAAGGCTGATCTCCGTGATGCTACTTTTATTGATAACTCCAAGTTCATGAGGAGTGGCAAGTTCAGGCTTGGGGTAATGGTTGTTGATGAGCTTGGTGAACGGATCCTGGAAGGGGTAACTGAACCTTTCACAGTAAAGGATCGTCGCGGAGAAG GATCCCGAAAGCATGTCATTCCATCACTGGATGATGATGTTTGGCGCCTGCAGAAAATTTCGAAGGATGGTGTCTTCCATGAGGCACTCAAAGGGAGTGGCATCTTTTCTGTGAAGGACTTCTTGACGTCATATTACAAGGATGAACATACTCTCCGCAAA GTTCTCAACAAGGCCACAAAGCTAGTATGGACGACTATTGTTGATCATGCTAAAAAGTGTGTTCCTGGAAAGGAGCTTTACTCTTTCATCGTGGAAGGCCATGACGTTGTCCTGTTCTTCAACTGTTTCTATAGGATTGTTGGAATCACATCCAGTGACCAGTACACTCCCTTCAAGGACCTCGATAAACCGATGCAG GGGCGTGTGGAACAATGGAGCAAAGTTGCATATGAAACTTTGACCAACCTTCAGCCTGATTATGTAATGGATAATGGAAAACCAAGACCAATCAACCAGAGTATTTTCCAAGGACTTCAACAGA ATTGCGCAGAGAGAAATGTTCATGAAGCTGATGATCATCAAGGTACTTCAGGCAGTCATTCCAAGCAGTGCACATTAAAAAGGCTTGGATCCATACGAGTGACGCCAAATGAAGAA GATGCGTCTTTTGACATCAGTGTTCACCTTGGTTCTGGCTCCGAACAATACCATGTAAGCACCGCTGCAAATGACATACCAGGTTCAGTCACTCTCCATTGCCCGGCTACCGCTGCAGACGAATTTTCAGGATCAGTGTTATTAAAGCAAGCATCCTTGACAATGGTCGATGAGGACTATGACATACCTTTTGTACCCAGTG ATGCTTCACTCCATCTGTTTGATGCGTCTGCTTTAGCCGCTTTCACAGATGAGCCTATTTACTCTAGGCATGTCAGCTTCAGAGAGAGCGACTGTCACGAGACGCTAGCCTTCAGAGCAGAATCAGCTGTTTGA